The DNA window GGAGTGCACAGGGGCGATCGGCGCACGCGCGCAAGATGCGCTAGCGCGTTGATCCGCGAACTGCCAAAAGGGTGCGTACGCGCCACGTGCGCGCACGCATGATTGGCCTGTGCCTCAGGCATGGTGCCGGCGTGGGGTGGGCGCAATTTtctggaaaatgtatggagGGGTAATTCTTGCAGTCCACGCGTCCGCGCATGTGGCGCGCTTGCGTGGATGGTCGGAAATGCCTCATATGCGCGTATGCatcaggtgcgcgcacgcgcggaatggtgctttttcaaaattttcatgttcttGCACCTATTCAAGTATGAGCAAGTATCGATTAAAGAAGAATTCAATGGCTATGTACAAATGGTagatcttaccatggtggggtgtctcccacctagcacttttgtttaccgtccttaagttggacttccaCTAGCTCAAGGTTCTTGTTCAAGAGGTGCATCCCTCCAAAGGAACACTTCAAATTCCTTGGAgttctttctttgctcaccatggTATAATTTGAGACAGTGCCCATTTACCTTGAAAATGTCCGAACTTGATGCGTGTCGCAAGTGATAGACCCCGTAAGGTTCTACTTTCTCTACTTGGTAAGGTCCATCCCATCTTGATCTAAGCTTTCCGGGTAGCAATCTTAACCTTGAGTTGTAAACGAGGACTAGCTCACCGGGTCCAAATTCCCTTCTCCTAATGTTCTTGTCATGAATggctttcatcttttccttgtagagTCTAAAATTGTCATAGGCTTCTAATCTCAAGCATTCTAATTCCGCCAATTGAAGCTTCCTCTCTACTCCGGCTCCACCCAAACTCAGATTGCATTCCTTTATGGCCCAATAAGCTTTGTGTTCGATTTCTACTGGTAAATGGCATGCTTTACCATATACAAGCCTAAAAGGGCTCATGCCAATGGGTGTTTTGTAAGCcgttcgatatgcccaaagtgcatcggAGAGCTTAGCACTCCAATCCTTCCTATTCGGCTTCACAATTCTTTCCAACACATATTTAATTTCCCGGTTAGAAACCTCAGCTTGGCTGTTTGTTTGCGGGTGGTAGGCTGTGGCAATCTTGTGTGTAATGCCATACTTTCTCATGAGGCCGTCCATTTTTTTGTTGCAAAAATGGGATCCTTGGTCACTTACGATTGCTCTCGGGGAGCCGAAGCGACAAATGATATTGTTCCtcacaaaagaaaaaacaacatGAGCATCATTCGTCCGGGTGgggattgcctccacccattttgacacataatcgaCAGCTAACAAAATGTAGAGAAAGccattggaatttggaaatggtcccatgaagttgattccccatacatcaaaaatttcacaaaaaagcatattttgttgGGGAATTTCGTCCTTCTTAGAAATATTTCCAAACCGAATACATTGGGGACAAGATTTGCAATAGAGGGAAGAGTCTTTGAGAAGggttggccaccaaaatccgcaATCAAGGACCTTTCTTGCCGTTCTTTGGGGGCCGTAGTGGCCACCGCCTTCGAAAGAATGGCAAGGATCCAAGATTTCTTGGAATTTGGTTTGGGGTATGCACCTTCGCACTATTTGGTCCACTCCACACCTCCACAAATAGGGATCGTCCCAAACATAGTATTTggattcgcttttcagcttatccTTTTGATGTTTGTTATGGTTGGGAGGGAAGGTGTGTGAAACCAAGTAGTTTGCTATTAGagcataccaaggaactacttccGAGATTGAGTGCAAACCATCTAGAGGAAAGGAGTTATTGATAGGAGTGGTGTCGCCTTTTGTGTGTTCGATGCGACTTAAATGGTCCGCCACTAAGTTttgggaaccactcctatccttgatctccaagtcaaattcttgtaacaaaAGCACCCATCGAATTAATCTCGGTTTTGATTCCTTTTTGGTCAACAAGTACTTTAATACCGCGTGATCCGAGTACACTACTACTttggaaccaagaagataggatcggaacttgtccaaagcaaaaacgATAGCTAGGAGTTCCTTTTCGGTAGTAgtgtagttggattgggccccaTCTAGTGTTTTGGAAGCATAAGCTATAACATAGGGAATCTTACCCTCGCGTTGTGCTAACGCGGCTCCTACCGCATAATttgaagcatcgcacatgattcaAATGGTTGAGTCCAATTCGGCCCTCGCACAATAGGAGCTTGTGTCAATGCCACTTTAAGCTTGTCATATGCTTCCATACATTTTTTGCTCAGCTCAAATTCAGTGTCCTTTTGTAGTAGTTGAGAGAGAGGTAAGGCTACCTTCCTAAAGTCTTTGATGAACCTccggtagaatcctgcatgtccaagaaaGGAGCGGATTTCCCTctcggaggaggggtaaggcaaactagaTATGACATTTATTTTTGCCGGATCCACGGAGATGCCTTCTTTTGAAACAATGTGTCCCAAAATAATGCCTTGTttgaccatgaaatgacatttttcaaaatttaagacaaggtttgttttggtgcatctctctaagactttttcaaggttgcctaagcaatgatcaaatgagtCACCATACACGCTAAAATCGTCCATGAAAACTTTCATACATTGCTCTAGGAGGTCCGCAAATaagctcatcatgcatctttgaaacgtTGCCGGTGCGttgcataggccaaatggcatacGCTTGTAAGCATACATTCCAAAGGGGCAAGTAAatgtggttttttcttggtcctctAGAGCAATGTGTATTTGGAAGTATCCGGAGTAACCATCAAGaaagcaaaaatatgatttaccggctagtcgatcaagcatttgatcaatgaacgGTAGTGGAaagtgatcttttcttgtggccgCATTCAATCTTCGATAGTCTATGCATACCCTCCAAGAATTTTGCACCCTTGTTGCTATAAGTTCAccgctttcatttttgattgtgGTCACCTCGGATTTCTTTGGCACCACTTGGACCGGGCTTACCCACTCGCTATCCGAGATGGGATAGATGATGTCCGCCTCAAGTAGCCGAGTGACTTCCTTTTTCACAACCTCAAGAATGGTTGGATTAagtctcctttgaggttgtcggACCGGTCTTGTTCCTTCTTCAAGAAATATGCGGTGCTCGCATACTCGGGAGCTTATTCCCACTAGATCCGCCAAACTCCACCCGATTGCCCTTTTATTTTTCCTCAAGACATCTAGcaacttttcttcttgttgaggggtTAGCTCCTTTGCAATTATCACGGGGACATGTACTTCTCATCCAACTTTGTAAGGTGCACTTCGGCAACAATGTTGTCGATTGGGTCACACCGGAATAGAGAGTGATTCTCCGgtggatgcttcattgcttcttcTAGGCTAAAACTCACGACTCTCCCATCTATCTCAAATGAGTAGGTTCCCGAGTAGGCATCTAGCTTAAATCTAGAAGTTCTCaaaaatggtcttccaagtaagATAAATGATGCTCTCTCGGGTTCATTTGATGGCATCTCAAGGACATAGAAGTCAATCGGAAACACCAACCCTTTGATATTCACCAATACATCTTCCGCCACACCCGCCACAgttattatgcttttatccACTAGGACAAATCTCGCCGCCGACCTCTTTAGTGGTGGTAACTTCAATACTTGGTAGACGGAGAGCGGCATAATGCTAACACATGCACCGAGATCACACATACAATCTAGGGATCGAACTCCATTGACGGTGCAAGTGACCATACAAGGGCCCGGGTCATCACACTTCTCGGGCAATGCTCCCTTTAAAGCGGAAATAGAACTCCCCAATGGGATGGTTTCTAATTCAAGAATCCTATCCTTGTTCATGCATAGATCTTTAAGGAATTTTGCATATCTAGGAACTTGATGGATAGCATCAAAGAGGGGGATGGTTACCTCGACTTTCTTGAACATTTTTATCATTTTGGGGTCGAGCTCTATGCACTTCTTAGCTTTCTTTGCAAGTGTTGGAAATGGGAGTGGTTGAGcaatttcttcttccaaggttctcTTAGTCTTGGGGGTCTCTTTTGTTGGTTGAGCTTCTTCATCCTCAACTATGACTTGTGGTGTCTCCTCTTCCACTACCTCTTCTATATTTATTCCCTCCTCCCCTTGACCGGTTGGGATGGGATTTGAATCCTTTGCTCCCTTCTCTTTTAATTGTGTTCCGGatcttagggtgatggcattgatgcctcCCTTAGGATTGGGTTGAGGTTGAGAGGGGATGACGCTTTGGATTGGGGGTTAAGGAGTGGGATTTGATGGTGGGTCCATGCGTGCGAGAAGAGCTTGTAGTGTAGAGGTGAGGCTGGTGAGACCGGAAGCAAGTGTGCTTTGTagttccttttggccttggatGATGGTCCGGAGTGTATCATCTTGGTTAGGGGGGATGGACGGGTATGTGAGTTGAGAGGCTTGTGGTTGGTTGGGTGGTGGTCTTTAatgtggtggttggtatgtttggtagtttctttgttggttttgttggttgtatggttggttttgttggttgtatggtgggttttgttggttgtatggtggccggttttgtgagttgttgttATGCCATCTTTGACCTCCTCCGTTGTTGTTGTCCCTACTTCCTTGTTGATGATTGTCCCTCCAATTTTGATTGTGATTGCCACTCCCTTGATTGTAGCTTCCTCCTGGATAAGGATACCCTTGGTTAGGATTACCACCTTGGTAGTACCTTTGATTTAGGCGGTCATAGAAATTGTGAGTGTCCACCAAAGTGTTGTCTTCTTGAAGGCTTGGGCACTCATCCGTGTAGTGGGAATAGCATGAACAAATGCCACACACTTTCTGAGGGACCAATTGTTGATTGTATTGTTGAGGGggtggaggttgttgttggtatggttgaggttgttgtggttgttgttggcTCAATTGGAGTTGCCTCAAGATGGATATCATTTCGCTCAAGGATTTGGTTAGAGTAGTGGTTTCGCTACTAGTTGATACCTCATTCACGGTTTTTGGGCGGTAGACTCTTCGTCTCATATGTTGATTGGATTCGGCTAAGTCAATGATGAGTTTCCATGCCTCCTCCGCTGTTT is part of the Arachis duranensis cultivar V14167 chromosome 1, aradu.V14167.gnm2.J7QH, whole genome shotgun sequence genome and encodes:
- the LOC127748435 gene encoding uncharacterized protein LOC127748435, with the translated sequence MVAIWLFAFPFSLEDKAKEWFYTLSSEVTSDWDFLRRGFLDKFLSPEKMDRIRKEMSCIVQGETEPLYEYWERFRKLLDACPNHMIDTQVLLGYICQGMREQDRTLLDTSSNGSLSKYKTAEEAWKLIIDLAESNQHMRRRVYRPKTVNEVSTSSETTTLTKSLSEMISILRQLQLSQQQPQQPQPYQQQPPPPQQYNQQLVPQKVCGICSCYSHYTDECPSLQEDNTLVDTHNFYDRLNQRYYQGGNPNQGYPYPGGSYNQGSGNHNQNWRDNHQQGSRDNNNGGEKGAKDSNPIPTGQGEEGINIEEVVEEETPQVIVEDEEAQPTKETPKTKRTLEEEIAQPLPFPTLAKKAKKCIELDPKMIKMFKKVEVTIPLFDAIHQVPRYAKFLKDLCMNKDRILELETIPLGSSISALKGALPEKCDDPGPCMVTCTVNGVRSLDCMCDLGACVSIMPLSVYQVLKLPPLKRSAARFVLVDKSIITVAGVAEDVLVNIKGLVFPIDFYVLEMPSNEPERASFILLGRPFLRTSRFKLDAYSGTYSFEIDGRVVSFSLEEAMKHPPENHSLFRCDPIDNIVAEVHLTKLDEKYMSP